The Nitrospinota bacterium genome includes a region encoding these proteins:
- a CDS encoding amino acid ABC transporter ATP-binding protein has translation MIKFNGVSKRFGALKVLDNVNLHVNRGETVVVCGPSGSGKSTLIRTVNKLESVDEGSIVVDGIEVTSPHPDIAALRAEIGFVFQQFNLYPHLTALKNITLAPLLIRGTDKKEAEEQAVKLLDTVGLADKKDSYPSQLSGGQQQRVAIARALAMKPKIMLFDEPTSALDPEMISEVLDVIQWLAFQGMTMMVVTHEMGFASKVANRVLFVDHGSIVEDAPPDEFFKNPKSERAKTFLQRVLSPLHY, from the coding sequence GTGATCAAGTTTAACGGCGTCAGCAAAAGGTTCGGGGCGCTCAAAGTGCTCGACAATGTGAACCTGCATGTGAACCGGGGCGAGACGGTGGTGGTGTGCGGCCCCTCCGGCTCCGGAAAGTCCACCCTGATACGCACGGTGAACAAGCTTGAAAGCGTGGACGAGGGATCCATAGTCGTGGACGGGATAGAGGTCACTTCGCCGCATCCGGACATCGCCGCGTTGCGGGCGGAGATTGGCTTTGTGTTCCAGCAGTTCAACCTGTATCCGCACCTGACGGCCCTGAAGAACATCACACTGGCCCCGCTTCTTATCCGCGGCACGGACAAAAAAGAGGCGGAAGAGCAGGCCGTGAAGCTTTTGGACACGGTGGGGCTGGCCGACAAGAAGGACTCCTATCCGTCCCAGCTTTCCGGCGGGCAGCAGCAAAGGGTGGCAATAGCCCGCGCGCTTGCCATGAAGCCGAAGATAATGCTGTTTGACGAGCCCACATCCGCGCTGGACCCGGAGATGATCTCCGAAGTGCTCGACGTGATACAGTGGCTTGCGTTCCAGGGGATGACCATGATGGTGGTGACCCATGAGATGGGCTTTGCCAGCAAGGTGGCAAACCGCGTGCTGTTCGTGGACCACGGCTCCATAGTGGAGGACGCGCCCCCCGATGAGTTTTTCAAGAACCCGAAGAGCGAAAGGGCAAAAACGTTCCTGCAGCGGGTGCTCTCCCCCCTGCACTATTGA
- a CDS encoding carboxymuconolactone decarboxylase family protein has translation MEEKFKELIAVGASLAANCHPCLRYHAGKAAEHGADELEIAQALEMGKAVRKGAASKTDAFAAQLTLAGAPANSAKEEGCGCGS, from the coding sequence ATGGAAGAAAAGTTCAAGGAATTGATAGCCGTCGGCGCGTCGCTTGCCGCCAATTGCCACCCATGCCTGCGCTACCACGCGGGAAAAGCGGCGGAACATGGGGCGGACGAGCTTGAAATAGCCCAAGCGCTGGAAATGGGGAAAGCTGTGCGCAAAGGCGCCGCGTCAAAAACGGACGCATTTGCGGCGCAATTGACCTTGGCAGGCGCTCCGGCCAACAGCGCAAAGGAAGAGGGGTGCGGATGCGGTTCGTGA
- a CDS encoding sigma-70 family RNA polymerase sigma factor codes for MEYDEKEFQALYKTFQPAILRYLARLAGENEAEDLTQEVFMRIRRSIGSFRGESSLSTWVFRIAANAALDKLRSPAFKKPARGPEGDPGQDTPDNGPSPDQRLIRNEMNECIRSFIEKLPEQYRDVIVLSELEEKKNSEISEILGVTVGTVKIRLHRARAMLKEELASNCNFYQDQGKGLSCDRKGALNITF; via the coding sequence ATGGAATACGATGAAAAAGAGTTTCAGGCGCTTTACAAAACCTTTCAGCCAGCCATTCTGCGCTACCTTGCCCGGCTTGCCGGCGAGAATGAGGCCGAAGACCTTACACAGGAGGTCTTCATGCGTATCAGGCGCTCCATAGGCTCGTTTCGGGGGGAATCTTCCCTTTCCACATGGGTCTTCCGGATAGCGGCGAACGCCGCGCTGGACAAATTGCGAAGCCCGGCCTTCAAAAAACCGGCCCGGGGGCCGGAAGGCGATCCCGGACAGGATACCCCGGACAATGGGCCGTCCCCAGACCAGCGGCTTATCAGAAATGAGATGAACGAATGCATAAGGAGCTTTATCGAAAAGCTGCCTGAACAGTACCGCGACGTCATTGTCCTTAGCGAGCTGGAGGAGAAGAAAAACTCCGAGATATCCGAAATCCTCGGCGTGACGGTCGGCACGGTCAAAATAAGGCTCCATCGCGCAAGGGCCATGCTCAAGGAAGAATTGGCGTCCAATTGCAATTTTTATCAGGACCAAGGCAAAGGGCTTTCGTGCGACCGCAAGGGCGCGCTGAATATCACATTTTAA
- a CDS encoding hemerythrin family protein, translating into MYVEWSDSFSTGVDLFDGQHKKLFGIINDLHKGITSGKGREALLPTLNELANYASYHFVAEEKALQECHYAKYDDHKRQHEGFKAEVLNYINDHMSGVRVMPLDILRFVTEWLKEHIAVSDKAYGPAINAFGAPEGQV; encoded by the coding sequence ATGTACGTTGAATGGAGCGATTCTTTCAGCACCGGCGTTGACCTGTTCGACGGCCAGCATAAAAAACTTTTCGGCATAATCAACGACCTGCACAAGGGGATCACCTCCGGCAAGGGGAGGGAGGCGCTGCTCCCCACGTTGAACGAACTTGCCAACTACGCTTCATACCATTTCGTTGCGGAGGAAAAGGCGTTGCAGGAATGCCATTACGCAAAATATGACGACCATAAGCGCCAGCACGAGGGTTTCAAGGCCGAGGTGCTAAATTACATAAACGACCACATGAGCGGGGTGCGTGTGATGCCGCTGGACATCCTGCGGTTCGTCACCGAATGGCTCAAAGAGCATATCGCAGTCAGCGACAAGGCGTATGGCCCGGCCATAAACGCCTTTGGCGCGCCTGAAGGGCAAGTATAG
- a CDS encoding ABC transporter substrate-binding protein, with amino-acid sequence MNKTKALLYALLSVFMCMAAAPAYAADAIKIGVILPLTGSQAKEGYFEKSAIDMAFEEINAKGGVGGKKLEAVVVDSQSKPYVAKNAANQLVEKDKVTALIGGYASDEAFEIASVSVATKTPYLVHTGSADKITELASFKGAAAASFPVFRMNQPASEWNNGLKSFLTEVVKPKTAGIVYDKRLFGANLAEAFEAVCKETGVSVVFKESFDSKAKSFNPVMFKLKQAKPDVVYMVAYASEAPALMKEAISLGINPMVFAGAGAGFAGAEFQDKAGADAEGVVSTTLWDEALGLSGSKEFAAKFRAKHKKDQKYKYYGKKEMEISYHVVEAYSAPFVLADALGRAKSTGAEDVRAALAATDVKTAFGAVKFGAYGSKVNQNKLDTYVVQWHGDSLDLIWPKEVAKSQFAPRKK; translated from the coding sequence ATGAATAAAACCAAGGCATTGCTGTACGCATTACTCTCCGTATTCATGTGTATGGCCGCCGCTCCGGCGTATGCGGCGGACGCCATCAAGATCGGCGTCATCCTGCCGTTGACCGGCAGCCAGGCCAAAGAGGGATATTTTGAAAAGTCCGCCATTGACATGGCGTTCGAGGAAATCAACGCCAAGGGTGGCGTGGGCGGCAAGAAGCTGGAAGCTGTGGTGGTGGATTCCCAGAGCAAGCCTTATGTGGCGAAAAACGCCGCCAACCAGCTGGTTGAAAAGGACAAGGTCACCGCTCTGATCGGCGGTTACGCTTCGGACGAGGCTTTTGAGATCGCTTCCGTGTCGGTTGCCACGAAGACCCCGTATCTGGTTCACACCGGTTCGGCCGACAAGATCACCGAGCTCGCTTCTTTCAAGGGCGCCGCCGCCGCGTCGTTCCCTGTTTTCAGGATGAACCAGCCCGCCAGCGAATGGAACAACGGGCTTAAGTCGTTTTTGACCGAAGTTGTCAAACCGAAGACCGCCGGCATCGTTTATGACAAGCGTCTTTTCGGCGCGAACCTCGCCGAGGCTTTCGAGGCGGTCTGCAAAGAGACAGGCGTGTCCGTCGTGTTCAAGGAAAGCTTTGACAGCAAGGCCAAGTCCTTCAACCCTGTCATGTTCAAGCTCAAACAGGCGAAGCCTGATGTGGTGTACATGGTCGCCTACGCTTCCGAAGCCCCGGCGCTCATGAAGGAAGCCATCAGCCTTGGCATCAACCCGATGGTGTTCGCGGGCGCTGGCGCCGGGTTCGCCGGCGCGGAGTTCCAGGACAAGGCCGGGGCCGACGCCGAAGGCGTTGTGTCCACAACCCTGTGGGACGAGGCTTTGGGCCTGTCTGGCTCCAAGGAGTTCGCCGCGAAGTTCCGCGCAAAGCACAAGAAAGACCAGAAGTACAAGTACTATGGCAAGAAGGAAATGGAGATATCCTACCACGTGGTGGAGGCCTACTCCGCTCCCTTCGTGCTGGCGGACGCTTTGGGCAGGGCCAAATCCACCGGTGCCGAGGACGTGAGGGCCGCCCTGGCCGCCACGGACGTGAAGACGGCGTTTGGCGCGGTGAAGTTCGGCGCTTACGGCTCCAAGGTCAACCAGAACAAGCTGGACACCTATGTGGTGCAGTGGCATGGCGATTCTTTGGACCTGATATGGCCGAAGGAAGTCGCCAAGAGCCAGTTTGCTCCGAGGAAGAAATAA
- a CDS encoding ABC transporter substrate-binding protein: MRILSALIMSAAMVVSGWSPASAGALETIKAKGVLTAGVKDSLPPFGFVDESAREITGYDIDFVKAIAKKLGVKVELKPVTSASRIPQLVSGNIDIIAATMTKTPERATQIDFSHTYFLTGQKFLVKKGTVAKLADLEGKKIGTAKGSTSEQNVKKALPGAKVLAFDDYPQAFLALQQGKVFAVTTDEAILAGIMAKAANPAEFEIPNVGISDEPYGLGMRKGEEDLVKLVNTTLLEMEKSGEAAKIFGKWFGPKSKAPLKRNFKIAP; encoded by the coding sequence ATGAGAATATTATCTGCGCTGATCATGTCCGCCGCAATGGTCGTTTCCGGCTGGAGTCCGGCGTCAGCGGGCGCTTTGGAAACGATAAAGGCGAAAGGTGTTTTGACCGCCGGGGTGAAGGACTCGCTTCCCCCATTCGGATTCGTGGACGAGAGCGCCCGGGAAATCACCGGGTATGACATAGATTTCGTGAAGGCGATCGCAAAAAAGCTCGGCGTGAAAGTGGAGCTAAAGCCGGTCACCTCCGCGTCCCGCATCCCGCAGCTGGTGTCGGGCAACATAGACATCATCGCCGCCACAATGACCAAGACGCCGGAGCGCGCTACACAGATAGATTTTTCCCACACGTATTTTCTCACCGGCCAGAAATTCCTGGTGAAAAAAGGGACGGTGGCCAAGCTTGCGGACCTGGAGGGGAAGAAGATCGGCACCGCCAAGGGCTCCACTTCCGAGCAGAACGTGAAAAAGGCGCTTCCCGGCGCCAAGGTGCTGGCCTTTGACGACTATCCCCAGGCGTTCCTGGCGCTGCAGCAGGGCAAAGTGTTCGCGGTGACCACGGACGAGGCCATACTGGCCGGCATCATGGCAAAGGCGGCCAACCCGGCGGAATTCGAGATTCCCAACGTGGGGATATCCGATGAGCCGTACGGCCTTGGAATGCGCAAGGGGGAGGAGGACCTGGTGAAGCTTGTGAACACCACGCTTCTGGAGATGGAGAAGAGCGGCGAGGCGGCGAAGATTTTCGGCAAATGGTTCGGGCCGAAGTCCAAGGCTCCGCTCAAACGCAATTTCAAGATAGCCCCCTGA
- a CDS encoding amino acid ABC transporter permease yields the protein MFDYSVIANNLPYFMVGLWPHGPLGGFALTIYLAVTSCALSILFGIVVGLMGVARHDVIRRVSKIYCEVLRGMPLLMVIFWMYFLLPLATGGAVPESRTVIAALTIFTSAYMGQIVRAGIEGVPRGQMEAAMSTGLGYWQAMIYVVLPQGLRHMIPSFVNQLVSLVKDTSLAFIVGVPELTSIATQVNNRTMIFPFEIFIFIAILYFSLCYTLTAFSRWLERRYS from the coding sequence ATGTTCGATTATTCCGTGATAGCAAACAACCTGCCGTATTTCATGGTGGGGCTGTGGCCACACGGCCCGCTGGGGGGATTTGCGCTGACGATATACCTGGCGGTCACCTCGTGCGCCCTTTCCATTTTGTTCGGGATAGTGGTGGGGCTGATGGGCGTGGCCCGGCACGATGTGATCCGGCGGGTCTCCAAGATATATTGCGAAGTGCTGCGGGGCATGCCGCTGCTCATGGTGATTTTCTGGATGTATTTCCTGCTCCCGCTTGCCACGGGGGGCGCCGTGCCGGAGAGCAGGACGGTGATAGCGGCCCTCACGATTTTCACGTCGGCCTACATGGGGCAGATAGTGCGGGCCGGCATAGAGGGGGTGCCCAGGGGGCAGATGGAGGCGGCCATGTCCACCGGGCTTGGTTACTGGCAGGCGATGATATATGTTGTGCTCCCCCAGGGATTGCGCCACATGATCCCCTCGTTCGTAAACCAGCTTGTGTCGCTTGTGAAGGACACGTCCCTTGCGTTCATCGTCGGCGTTCCGGAGTTGACCAGCATCGCCACCCAGGTGAACAACCGCACGATGATATTCCCCTTCGAGATTTTTATATTCATCGCGATATTGTATTTTTCGCTATGCTACACCCTCACGGCGTTCTCCCGCTGGCTGGAGAGAAGGTATTCGTAA
- a CDS encoding SLC26A/SulP transporter family protein: MNGLRNANLKGELTGAISSSYQMIPFIIANGVIAFAPLGDKYLPVGVMSAFAGAIILSVLHPVLGGAPGLISGPHSVASIVIGAMFAQLTVHNHDFMASLDPVSGVMAITLLAVTLAGVFQFLFGFFRFGTLIKFIPYPILAGYINSSVVLIVLGQTRSFLSLKPQDSLSDWLIHMESLHWADFAVVAATVLAIAGANIFKSRLPATLVGFFAGTAAYHTFAAMGATFGSATLMEVSFSEAAKAYSFDFFGGFAAQEDFDVVITIVLASVTIAMLSSVESLLSLLSIGYTTEIPLDSNRELKTYGATNVLSGLSGGLAGGSYFSTSLINYTSGGKGALSSIFTGLILLSGLIVFSGALELIPKTVIAVNVIYVAFKIFDKWTLSLIGKAFRKEILNKREAVNNLALIFAVVIVTVVFNLVAAVASGLFLSAIIFMAKMSRSPIRRVYHGDSVRSRKRRSGHVISLLQGLGRKIVIFELEGAIFFGSADFVALEVEKTVKKGSLAVIIDLKRVKEIDSTGLKILDQSHTTLKKNHKQLFISGVNEKSSLGRFFKDMGVIDSIGPENFFDDTDMALERAENLALTVHIESKFLDFVNERVSVVALRDHYTEEDVEDLLAWWNEQAGKGIRYFLVNLESLTAVEPWTQLFICRAYSFAQKTKAGLGLCPVDASGPMREGLDRLGIITLLGEENVFPSVEAAKMDNQRLVDLFEEEMFSEYFPDNVIPLEKSGLFRDFPPEEINVFKNFLKMQRFAKGSVILQSGEKADNMYFIISGFATIYIKAPETGAVRRLETCGPGTVVGEGMIYSKSRTANARADTDLVCYSLTLGNFRKICDQFPPLGLKFYHNIGLELTERLRTANIMVSQIEL; this comes from the coding sequence TTGAATGGTCTTAGGAACGCCAACCTGAAGGGCGAGCTGACAGGAGCAATCTCCTCGTCATACCAGATGATCCCGTTCATCATAGCAAACGGCGTCATTGCCTTCGCCCCCCTGGGGGACAAATATCTGCCGGTGGGAGTCATGTCCGCCTTCGCAGGGGCGATAATCCTCAGCGTCCTGCACCCAGTCCTCGGGGGCGCGCCCGGCCTTATCTCCGGCCCCCACTCTGTCGCATCCATCGTCATCGGCGCCATGTTCGCCCAGCTTACGGTCCATAATCACGACTTCATGGCCTCTTTGGATCCTGTTTCCGGCGTCATGGCCATAACGCTCCTTGCGGTAACTCTGGCTGGTGTTTTCCAGTTCCTTTTCGGGTTTTTCCGTTTCGGCACACTTATCAAATTCATCCCGTACCCGATCCTGGCGGGGTATATAAACAGTTCCGTGGTCCTTATAGTGCTGGGGCAGACCCGCTCTTTTTTAAGCTTGAAGCCCCAGGATTCGCTGTCGGACTGGCTCATTCACATGGAAAGCCTGCATTGGGCCGATTTCGCCGTCGTGGCCGCCACGGTGCTGGCCATCGCCGGGGCCAATATCTTCAAGTCCAGGTTGCCGGCCACGCTGGTCGGCTTTTTCGCCGGGACCGCCGCCTATCACACCTTCGCGGCGATGGGGGCCACTTTCGGGTCGGCCACTCTGATGGAGGTGTCATTCTCGGAGGCGGCGAAGGCCTATTCGTTCGACTTCTTCGGCGGATTCGCCGCGCAGGAGGATTTCGACGTGGTGATCACCATCGTCCTGGCCTCCGTCACCATCGCGATGCTCTCGTCGGTGGAGTCGCTCCTTTCGCTGCTCAGCATCGGCTACACCACGGAGATTCCGTTGGACAGCAACAGGGAGCTTAAGACCTACGGCGCCACCAACGTCCTTTCAGGCCTCTCCGGAGGGCTTGCCGGGGGGAGCTATTTTTCCACCTCGCTGATCAATTACACCAGCGGAGGGAAAGGCGCCCTGTCCAGTATTTTCACCGGGCTGATCCTGCTTTCGGGGCTCATTGTGTTCTCCGGCGCGCTGGAGCTCATCCCCAAGACCGTGATCGCCGTGAACGTCATATACGTGGCCTTCAAGATTTTCGACAAGTGGACGCTGTCGCTGATCGGCAAGGCTTTCCGCAAGGAGATTCTCAACAAAAGGGAGGCTGTCAACAACCTGGCCCTGATCTTCGCGGTGGTGATCGTCACGGTGGTGTTCAACCTGGTGGCGGCCGTGGCATCCGGCCTTTTCCTTTCGGCCATCATATTCATGGCGAAGATGAGCCGCTCGCCCATCAGGAGGGTGTACCACGGAGATTCCGTCCGCTCGCGCAAGCGCAGGTCGGGCCATGTGATAAGCCTTCTGCAGGGGCTGGGAAGGAAGATCGTCATTTTCGAGCTTGAGGGCGCCATATTTTTCGGCAGCGCCGATTTCGTGGCCCTGGAAGTGGAAAAGACCGTCAAAAAAGGCTCCCTGGCGGTGATAATCGACCTGAAAAGGGTGAAGGAGATAGACAGCACGGGGCTTAAGATCCTCGACCAGTCGCACACCACGCTAAAGAAGAACCATAAACAGCTTTTCATAAGCGGCGTGAACGAAAAGAGCAGTCTGGGCCGGTTCTTCAAGGACATGGGGGTGATAGACTCCATCGGCCCGGAGAATTTCTTCGACGACACGGACATGGCCCTGGAGCGGGCGGAAAACCTGGCCCTCACCGTGCACATCGAATCCAAGTTCCTGGACTTCGTCAACGAACGGGTCAGCGTGGTGGCCCTGCGCGACCATTACACGGAAGAGGACGTAGAGGACCTGCTGGCGTGGTGGAACGAACAGGCCGGCAAGGGGATCCGGTATTTCCTGGTGAATCTGGAGAGCCTTACCGCGGTGGAGCCCTGGACACAGCTTTTCATCTGCCGCGCGTATTCCTTCGCCCAGAAGACCAAGGCGGGGCTGGGCCTTTGCCCGGTGGACGCAAGCGGCCCGATGCGGGAGGGGCTTGACCGGCTGGGGATCATAACGCTTTTGGGGGAAGAGAACGTTTTCCCGTCGGTGGAAGCAGCGAAGATGGACAACCAGAGGCTCGTGGACCTTTTCGAGGAGGAGATGTTCAGCGAATATTTCCCCGACAACGTGATCCCGCTGGAAAAATCGGGGCTGTTCAGGGATTTCCCGCCAGAGGAAATAAACGTGTTCAAGAATTTCCTGAAGATGCAGCGCTTCGCCAAGGGGAGCGTGATCCTGCAAAGCGGCGAGAAGGCCGACAACATGTACTTTATAATAAGCGGGTTCGCCACCATATATATCAAGGCGCCGGAGACGGGGGCGGTCAGGCGGCTGGAGACGTGCGGGCCGGGGACTGTGGTGGGCGAGGGGATGATATACAGCAAGTCGCGCACCGCCAACGCCCGGGCGGACACGGACCTTGTGTGCTATTCGCTGACGCTGGGCAACTTCCGGAAAATATGCGATCAGTTCCCCCCGCTGGGGCTCAAGTTCTATCACAACATCGGGCTGGAGCTGACCGAACGGCTGCGGACGGCCAATATAATGGTGTCGCAGATAGAGCTATAG
- a CDS encoding amino acid ABC transporter permease — MSGYSFDWTVITSGKYALWLFEGLKVTLQLSSVSIILAFAIGVLVAVARMSHHGVFRLGSMAYLEFIRNTPLLVQIFFWYFGSYKILPAAFNDWLNTTGDFEFWAAAAGLAIYTSAFIAEDIRSGVRAVPKTQMEAAVSSGFSYLGAMRHVILPQAVRISVPPLIGQFLNLMKNSSLAMTIGVAELSYQARQVESETLKGFEAFTAATLIYLALSLMISAAMNVYRKKYLMAGRHA, encoded by the coding sequence GTGTCCGGATACAGCTTTGACTGGACGGTAATAACCTCGGGAAAGTACGCCCTGTGGCTTTTCGAGGGGCTCAAGGTCACCCTCCAGTTGTCGTCCGTGTCCATCATCCTCGCCTTCGCCATCGGCGTGCTGGTGGCGGTGGCGCGGATGAGCCACCACGGCGTTTTCCGGCTCGGCTCCATGGCGTACCTGGAATTCATCCGCAATACGCCGCTGCTGGTGCAGATATTTTTCTGGTATTTCGGGTCGTACAAGATACTCCCCGCGGCGTTCAACGACTGGCTCAACACCACCGGCGACTTTGAGTTCTGGGCAGCGGCCGCCGGGCTTGCGATATACACTTCCGCATTCATCGCCGAGGACATCCGCTCCGGTGTGCGCGCCGTGCCAAAGACCCAGATGGAGGCGGCGGTAAGCTCCGGATTCAGCTACCTTGGCGCAATGCGCCACGTGATACTTCCCCAGGCGGTGCGCATATCGGTGCCGCCGCTCATCGGCCAGTTTTTGAATTTGATGAAAAACTCCTCCCTGGCCATGACCATCGGCGTGGCGGAGCTTTCATACCAGGCGCGCCAGGTGGAAAGCGAGACCCTGAAGGGATTCGAGGCCTTCACCGCCGCCACCCTTATCTACCTGGCCCTGTCGCTGATGATCTCCGCCGCGATGAACGTCTATCGCAAGAAGTACCTGATGGCGGGGAGGCACGCCTGA